The genomic interval ACGCCGTGTCAAGCACCATTAACGCCTTCATATCGATGCTCTCGGGCTTCTACTACCCATTAGAGATTTTTCCCAGGATTGTCCAGGCAGTAGCACAACTATTGCCAACCACCCACGTATCAATAATCACCAAGACACTAATAGGCGCAAGTTCAGGCCAACTCTCAGTAGGCGATAGGATACTCGTAATGGTTCTGCTGGCCTTCCTCTACCTAACCTTCGGCAAGACTATTTACCAGAGGTGGGAGAATGAGGCAAGGAAAAGAGGGGAGCTCTCAAAATATTAAGGCCAGATCCATACAAGCGCTACTACTCGAAATAGAAGCAGCGGCAACCATTGGGTTTAAGACCTACTTTAGATACATTGCATGGCTAATCTCAGACATAATTACGACCCCTGCATGGCTAATCATGATAATTGTCCCCATGCTTCTATTCCTGCCACAGGAACAGTGGCGCGACCCCTTAATACTGAACTCTTTCCTTTGGGCGATGGTACTCTGGGACATCGTATCGTCGGGCCTCTGGACCTTCGGCATGGCTATTAGGAGGGAGCAACAGACAGGCACCCTAGAGTTCCTCCTCCTAACAAATGCCAATAGGGCAATCCTCTTCTCGAGAAACATATTTACGAGGCTCTTCTCGCTCACCCTATCAGTCATATATTCGTTTGTATTCTTTGTTTTTCTCTTCGGCATAAACATAATCCTCCTAAATCCAATCTTAACCCTCGTCACACTACTGTCTGGACTCGTTGCATCCCTCGGCTTCGGCCTCCTATACGGGGCAGCCGTATTCAAATACAAAAACGTGGGACCCCTCACAAACATACTTCAATTCCTGATTCTCGGGATATGCGGAATATTTTTCCCAGTAACCACGCTTCCAGAACCACTAAGGCTAATAGCTTACCCACTGCCGTTTACCTACACAGCAGACCTACTAAGACACTATGCCCTAGGCACTCCAACAATTTTCCCTCCAGGTATAGAGTGGGCCCTATACGTTCTAGAAATCTCCGTATACTTGTCGCTGGGACTACTTGCACTGTACCTAGTAGAGAAAAATCTTAAAGCAACTGGACAACTGGGGGCATACTAAAACAAAGAAAATACCTCCTATAGTTTCTCTATTACCTCTGGATACCGCATAATAGAGTCAGCAGCCAAAGTCACTACTCTAAGCCCACGCATCGCATACCTAGTAGCAACATAGAAGTTTGCACCGCTCGAGGGCCCGGCCAGAATACCCCTAGACATTAGTTCCCTAACGCCGCTAATCGCCTCTTCAAGCGAGACACCCACCAACTCGTCGACAACCGAGCCATACCTCGAAAAAATCCCCGAGACAAGTGTGGAGGCAAGACCCTCAATATTGTCGCCCAAGCTGCCGCCAAGCAGAGGAGACCCGCTCGGCGCCACGCCTATTATCCTCACGCCTGGCAAATTTTCGCAGAGATATTTACCGACCCCAACAATAGTACCGCCAGTTCCTACGCCCATAATAAATGCGTCGAAGCTCTCGACCTGCCTACGTATTTCAGGGCCAGTAGTCTCGTAGTGTGCACGCCAGTTTGCGTCGTTGTCGTACTGGTTTAGGAAGACAAGGCCATTTTCCTCGGCAAACCTTCTAGCCACATTAACGTAGTGCCCAGGATCCCCGTAGGGCCTACGGGGAACCAAGTGGATCTCTGCACCGAGCCCCCGCAGTAGGGCAAGCTTGCCCCTGGAAACAGTGTCTTCAGTAAATATCACGGGCTTTAGGCCGAGAAGGTTGCAGACCCAGCTAACACTTATAGCCGTGTTGCCGCTCGAAGCCTCCACAACCTTGTCGTTGTCCTTTAGTAGGTCTCGGGAAACAGCTTCACGCAACATGTAATACGCGATCCTGTCCTTGTGGCTACCCGTGGGATTCATGTATTCAAGCTTAACATAGACTTTTCCAGGGCCCACATCTAACCCAACGACAGGCGTATTGCCAATAAGCCTCGAAACAGCTTCAAGCTTCTCCAAAAGCATACCACAAGAAACCCATAAAAATATATAAGTATAGCTAGCCGCCACAACAGCTAGAAGACTCCCCAGCCCCACTCACGAGCTTGTTCTTCTCGTACAGCTTCTCCCAGCAGTCTCTACAAACCCACACGCCACCTAGCTCCTTGTGCTCGGCAAAAAGCAGTGTCTCAACTTCTTTCCCGCAGATCGCACACTTATACTTCTTCACGCCGTATCACCTCGAAAAGATATAATCAAATTTAGAGATATAAAAATAAATCTTGCCTTCAGGCGAAAGTGCGCGCTAAATGTATCTGACTAAAAATGGCATCAACACATCGTTTTCACAAAAACACCTTTGCCTCAGGTCGAGCAGGAAATCCTCTCGAGGAAGCTCTGATCATACTCGTCTTCTCAATCTGCCTCTATAATTTCTGCAAACTCCCTTTCTCTATAGAAAAGATCCTCCCTTCTCTCCTTCGGAATAATATCGGACTGCATTTTACTACCTCCCCCGGTTAGTAACTAACTCCCCCCGCTAGTCACAAAAACGTTACC from Thermofilum adornatum carries:
- a CDS encoding ABC transporter permease; its protein translation is MRQGKEGSSQNIKARSIQALLLEIEAAATIGFKTYFRYIAWLISDIITTPAWLIMIIVPMLLFLPQEQWRDPLILNSFLWAMVLWDIVSSGLWTFGMAIRREQQTGTLEFLLLTNANRAILFSRNIFTRLFSLTLSVIYSFVFFVFLFGINIILLNPILTLVTLLSGLVASLGFGLLYGAAVFKYKNVGPLTNILQFLILGICGIFFPVTTLPEPLRLIAYPLPFTYTADLLRHYALGTPTIFPPGIEWALYVLEISVYLSLGLLALYLVEKNLKATGQLGAY
- a CDS encoding cysteine synthase family protein translates to MLLEKLEAVSRLIGNTPVVGLDVGPGKVYVKLEYMNPTGSHKDRIAYYMLREAVSRDLLKDNDKVVEASSGNTAISVSWVCNLLGLKPVIFTEDTVSRGKLALLRGLGAEIHLVPRRPYGDPGHYVNVARRFAEENGLVFLNQYDNDANWRAHYETTGPEIRRQVESFDAFIMGVGTGGTIVGVGKYLCENLPGVRIIGVAPSGSPLLGGSLGDNIEGLASTLVSGIFSRYGSVVDELVGVSLEEAISGVRELMSRGILAGPSSGANFYVATRYAMRGLRVVTLAADSIMRYPEVIEKL
- a CDS encoding DUF4428 domain-containing protein, translated to MKKYKCAICGKEVETLLFAEHKELGGVWVCRDCWEKLYEKNKLVSGAGESSSCCGG